Part of the Xanthomonas sp. SI genome is shown below.
GTCGTCGCGGATCGCCCAGTCCAGCGAGCTGTACAGCAGTTCATCGAAATGGCTGAAATAGCTGCGCAGGAAACGGGCGTCGTCGTTCCACACCGTGGTCATGCAGCCCGGCGGCAGCGGCGGCTCGATCACCAGCACGCCCTTGCGCCCGGCCGGCACCTCGATGCCTTGCGGGTCGACGATCTTCATCTTGTAACCGAGATTGGGAAAGCCCGGCGAACCCGGTTTGACCGGCTTCATTTCCAATCCCGGCAGCAAGGTCAGCGCCGGCCAGCCGGTCTCGGTCTGCCAGTAGTTGTCGATGATCGGCTTGCCCAGCGCCTCGCCGATCCACAGCGCGGTCGGCTCGTCCAGCGGCTCGCCGGCCAGGAACAGGTACTGCAACGCGCTCAGGTCGTGGTCGCGGATGTGGCTGACCGGATGCTTCTTCAATACGCGGATCGCGGTCGGCGAGGAGAACATGGTGCGCACCCGGTATTTCTCGCACAGCGCCCACCACACGCCCGGATCCGGATTGACCGGCAATCCTTCGTACAGCAGCGAGGTGCAGCCGGCGATCAGCGGACCGTACACGTTGTACGAATGGCCGACCGCCCAGCCGACATCGGAGGTGGAGAACATCGCCTGCCCGGGCGCGCAATCGAACACCGTGCGCATCGACAGCGCCAGCGCCACCGCGTAGCCGCCGACGTCGCGCTGCACGCCCTTGGGCTTGCCGGTGGTGCCGGAGGTATACAGCAGGTAGCTGGCTTCGTTGGATTCCAGCCAGGTCACCGGCACCTGCGTATCGCCGACCTGCGCGCGCAGAGTGGCGTAGTCCACGTCGCGCCCGCCGCGGCGCGGCTGCGCCGGATCCAGTCCGCGCGAGACGATCAGCACCTTCGGCGGCGGCGCGCTGGCTTCCGCGCAGGCGGCATCGACCAGCGGCTTGTATGGAATGATCTTGCCGCCGCGGCTGCCGGCATCGGCGGCGATCAGCAGCTTCGGCGCCGCATCGTCGATGCGCAGCGCCAGGTTGTGCGCGGCGAAGCCGCCGAACACCACCGAATGCACCGCGCCGATGCGCGCGCAGGCCAGCATCGCGAACACCGCCTCGGCCATGTTCGGCATGTAGATGACCACGCGGTCGCCGCGTTGCACGTCCAGGCGCAGCAGCACCGCGGCGAAGGCCACGACCTCGGCGTGCAACTGCGCATAGGTGAATTCGCGGGTCTGCCCGGTCTCGCTGGACACCGCCACCAGCGCCAGCTGCGCGGCGCGCTCGGGCAGGTGACGGTCTACCGCGTTGTAGCACAGGTTGGTCAGGCCGCCGCCGAACCAGCGCCGGAACGGCGGGTCGTCGTATTCGAGGATCGCCTGCGGCGGGCGCTGCCAGTGGATCGCCTTGGCCTGCTCCGCCCAGAACTCCTGCGGCTGCTCGATCGAGCGCCGGTACAGCGTCGCGTAGTCCATGCGGCCCCTCCCAAGGCGATGCACCCACGCCGAGCATAGTCCCTGCGCGGCGTGGCGTCGTCCGACCTTGGTCGAACGGCGCCGGTGGCCGAATACCTGAATCGAGCCGAGCTGCGAAGCGGCGTCGGCCCGGACCAATCGTCAGGCGTGCCCATCGACCGAGCGCACCAATGTCAGGTTCGCGCAGTCTTCCGACTCAAGCACCCGACCAGCGCTTGGAGTGTCGATCATGACGCCTTGGCCGAACTCCGACCGAAACCATTCCCTCGAGGCCGCGTCTTCCTGCGGGGGAAAGTCGCCGGTGCTGACCACAAAGAGCACTGTGGATGGGCTTTCGTCGTCGAACCACTTGACCAGGTCGCCGCGGCGGACGGGAATGTCTGTGCCGGGGTAGCGAGGGACAGCCATGGCACGGCCGACTACCGCTTCTGCGCTGCCGCTTTCGCCTCCGCACGCGGCGGCGCATGCTTCACGTAGCGGTCGAACCACTCCAGCATCTCCGCCACCACGTCCTCGTTGGACTCGCGCGCGCTATACCAGTGCGGCTCGAACGGCAGCAGCACCAGCCGCGCGGTACCGCCGTTGCCGCGGATCGCCTGGAACAGCCGCGGCGCCTGGGTGGTTTCGGTGCCGGGATTGGCGTCGTCCATGCCGTGCACGATCAGCAGCGGCTCGTCGATCTTGTCGGCGTGGAAGAACGCCGAGGCCTGCGCGTACACCTCCGGCGCCGCCCAGAACGAACGCCGCTCGTTCTGGAAGCCGAACGGGGTCAGGGTCTTGTTGTAGCTGCCGCTGGTGGCCACGCCGGCGCGGAACAGGTCGGTATGCGCCAGCAGGTTGGCCGCCATCAGCGCGCCGTGGCTGTGGCCGGTGACGCCGATCCGCTGGCGATCGACCACGCCCAGCTCCACCGCCTTGTCCACCGCCGCGGTGGCGTTGTCCACCAGCTGCTGCAGATAGGTGTCGTAGGCGGTCTTGGGATCGCCGACGATCGGGAACGCGGTGTCGTCGATGATCGCGTAGCCGGCCAGCAACAGCAGCTGGTAGGAGCTCAGGCGGGTGAAATCGCGCTCGTTGGCGCCGCTGACCTGGCCGGCCTTGGACGGGTCGGCGTAGTCCAGCGGATAGGCGTACAGGATCGCCGGCACCCGCGTGCCTTCCTTGTAGCCCGGCGGCGTGTACAGGGTGAACGACAGTTCCACCCCGTCCTTGCGCTTGTAGGTCACCAGCCGCTTCTTGATCTGCCGCACCAGCGGCGTCGGATCGGGGAAACGGGTGACCGGCGCGACGCTCGATGCGTAGACCGCTTCGCCCGCCGCCGCAGCGGGCTGCGCCTGGCCCAGCGCGCGCAGGTACACGTTCGGCGGATCGGTCGGCGACTGGCGCCAGGTCAGCAACCGGGTGGTGTCGTCGCCGGCGAACCCGGCGAACACCTCGTCGACGCTGGCATCGCTGCGGAACAGGCGCTCGGTCTTGCCGCTGGCCAGGTCGTAGCGGTCCAGGAACGCGCGGTCGCCGGCCGGCGTGGCGCCCTGCCCGCTCAGGAACAGCGCGCCGCGATCCTCGTGCAGCACCGCTTCGCCGTTGGCCAGCACGCGCAGTTCCGGGGTGCCGGGATCGGCGTACAGATCGTCGGTGGACAGGTCGAACAGCACGCGCCCGGGCGTGCCGGCGCGGTCGGCGTCGAGCAGCGTGGTGCGCCGCCAGTGACGGTTTTCGTCGTATTCGTCCAGCAGCGCCTGCCCGCCCTGGGCGAACCAGGACAGGCCGGCGTAGCGCTGGGTCACCCGCGCCAGCTCGCGCGGCTTGGCGGTGAACGGCGCCGCCAGGGTCAGCAGCTTGTCGCGCGCGGGCACGGTGGCTTTCCAGTCGCCGCCGTCCAGCGCCTCGGCCCAGACCAGCGTGGCCGGCTGGTTGGCCCGCCAGGAATACGCACGCGGGCCGGTCGGCACGCCCTGCACCGGCACCCGGTCGGCGACCGGCAGATCGGCCAGCACACGCTCGCCGCCATTGGACAGATCCAGCACCGCCACATCGTGGGCAAAACGCGCATAGGTGGTGACGTAGGAATACGGCCGCTTGAGCCGCTCCACGCGCACATGGCGGCCGTCGGGCGCGCCATCGACCGCGGTATAGACCGCCGGCGCGCCGACCTTGCTCTGCTTGCCGCTGGCCGCATCGACGGTGAGCAACTGCGAGATGGCGTAGTACGCGAACAGCGCCTCGTCCTCGGGACTGGACAGCGTATCGCGCGCCTCGTAGGTGCTGCTCTCGCCCTTGCCCTGGATGGTTTCCTTGACCTCCGGACCCGGCGGCACCGCGGCCTTGCGCGGCGCGGCGCCCAGGTTCTGCGGCACGGTCTTCAGCAGCAGCGTGTCGCTGCCGCCCAGCCACTGGATCTCGCCGCCCAGCACCGGGTTGAGCTGCACGCCGTCGATGCGGCGCACGTTGCCGGTGGCGACGTCGCCCAGCCACAGCTCGACGCGGTCGGCGGCGGTGTTGTTGAAGGCGAAACGGCGCCCGTCCGGCGACCACACCGGCAGCGCCGGACAGGCACCGGCCGGCAAGGTCACCGCGGTCTGCTTGCCGCTGGCCACATCGACCAGGCTGAAGCCTTCCAGGCAGGCACGGATGCCGTAGCCGTTGGACATGTCGTGACGGCTGTGGCTGCGCGGCTCCACGCGCACGCCGGC
Proteins encoded:
- the prpE gene encoding propionate--CoA ligase, whose translation is MDYATLYRRSIEQPQEFWAEQAKAIHWQRPPQAILEYDDPPFRRWFGGGLTNLCYNAVDRHLPERAAQLALVAVSSETGQTREFTYAQLHAEVVAFAAVLLRLDVQRGDRVVIYMPNMAEAVFAMLACARIGAVHSVVFGGFAAHNLALRIDDAAPKLLIAADAGSRGGKIIPYKPLVDAACAEASAPPPKVLIVSRGLDPAQPRRGGRDVDYATLRAQVGDTQVPVTWLESNEASYLLYTSGTTGKPKGVQRDVGGYAVALALSMRTVFDCAPGQAMFSTSDVGWAVGHSYNVYGPLIAGCTSLLYEGLPVNPDPGVWWALCEKYRVRTMFSSPTAIRVLKKHPVSHIRDHDLSALQYLFLAGEPLDEPTALWIGEALGKPIIDNYWQTETGWPALTLLPGLEMKPVKPGSPGFPNLGYKMKIVDPQGIEVPAGRKGVLVIEPPLPPGCMTTVWNDDARFLRSYFSHFDELLYSSLDWAIRDDDGYTFILGRTDDVINVAGHRLGTREIEEAIAGHPQVAEVAVIGMHDELKGQVPVVFATLKQQASADAVASIAEQLRQCVVERLGAVARPAQVYLVQALPKTRSGKLLRRSLQALAEQRDPGDLSTLDDPGALDEIRRVLAR
- a CDS encoding prolyl oligopeptidase family serine peptidase, with the translated sequence MLVPYRWIGVLAVASLLPFAAAAADSGYRQPPEPLLGVMRAPLNPSPRLDPTGKTLLLVQRTQYPPIARVAEPYLKLAGVRVEPRSHSRHDMSNGYGIRACLEGFSLVDVASGKQTAVTLPAGACPALPVWSPDGRRFAFNNTAADRVELWLGDVATGNVRRIDGVQLNPVLGGEIQWLGGSDTLLLKTVPQNLGAAPRKAAVPPGPEVKETIQGKGESSTYEARDTLSSPEDEALFAYYAISQLLTVDAASGKQSKVGAPAVYTAVDGAPDGRHVRVERLKRPYSYVTTYARFAHDVAVLDLSNGGERVLADLPVADRVPVQGVPTGPRAYSWRANQPATLVWAEALDGGDWKATVPARDKLLTLAAPFTAKPRELARVTQRYAGLSWFAQGGQALLDEYDENRHWRRTTLLDADRAGTPGRVLFDLSTDDLYADPGTPELRVLANGEAVLHEDRGALFLSGQGATPAGDRAFLDRYDLASGKTERLFRSDASVDEVFAGFAGDDTTRLLTWRQSPTDPPNVYLRALGQAQPAAAAGEAVYASSVAPVTRFPDPTPLVRQIKKRLVTYKRKDGVELSFTLYTPPGYKEGTRVPAILYAYPLDYADPSKAGQVSGANERDFTRLSSYQLLLLAGYAIIDDTAFPIVGDPKTAYDTYLQQLVDNATAAVDKAVELGVVDRQRIGVTGHSHGALMAANLLAHTDLFRAGVATSGSYNKTLTPFGFQNERRSFWAAPEVYAQASAFFHADKIDEPLLIVHGMDDANPGTETTQAPRLFQAIRGNGGTARLVLLPFEPHWYSARESNEDVVAEMLEWFDRYVKHAPPRAEAKAAAQKR